A single Arcobacter sp. FWKO B DNA region contains:
- a CDS encoding CheR family methyltransferase, translated as MIEFKDFLRLRDFLYRKTGIYMDDKKYEQFSKKLISYLKEHSYDNFSVFFHALRFESGSNMLQGVINLVTVNETYFFREKHHFDILINNVLPFLHQHRSKNDILRILCAPSSTGEEPYTLALHLLDEAKLLESRDIELIGIDIDSNAIDKATSGVFTKRSVQFVPNHLLTRYFKYKENNYHIHSHIKSSISFKVANVMDRNQMMGLGNFDVIFSRNMLIYFDDESRKNVSHTFHDLLKPKGFVFLGHADKMCQVDSLFDTVKMSDSIIYQKSNK; from the coding sequence ATGATTGAGTTTAAAGATTTTCTTAGATTGAGAGATTTTTTATACCGTAAAACTGGTATCTATATGGATGATAAAAAATATGAACAATTTAGTAAAAAACTTATTTCATATTTAAAAGAGCATAGTTATGATAATTTTAGTGTATTTTTTCATGCATTAAGATTTGAAAGTGGTAGTAATATGCTTCAAGGTGTTATAAATCTTGTGACCGTAAATGAGACTTATTTTTTTAGAGAAAAGCACCATTTTGATATATTGATAAATAATGTATTGCCATTTTTACATCAGCATAGAAGCAAAAATGATATTTTAAGAATACTATGTGCTCCTTCTTCAACTGGTGAAGAACCATATACCTTGGCTTTACATCTTTTGGATGAAGCAAAATTACTTGAATCTAGAGATATTGAACTAATAGGAATAGATATAGATAGTAATGCAATAGATAAAGCAACATCTGGGGTTTTTACAAAAAGAAGTGTGCAATTTGTTCCAAATCATTTATTAACAAGATACTTTAAATACAAAGAGAACAATTACCATATACATTCACATATTAAAAGTTCAATTTCTTTTAAAGTTGCAAATGTAATGGATAGAAATCAGATGATGGGACTTGGGAATTTTGATGTGATTTTTTCAAGGAATATGTTGATTTATTTTGATGATGAAAGTAGAAAAAATGTTAGTCATACATTTCATGATTTATTAAAACCTAAAGGTTTTGTATTTTTAGGGCATGCTGATAAAATGTGCCAAGTTGATTCACTTTTTGATACTGTAAAAATGTCTGATTCAATTATATATCAAAAGTCTAATAAGTGA
- a CDS encoding response regulator, which yields MAKIVVIVDDSQTVHLSLEMAMEDLINSGEIDKKSYINPLDFVQDVKNGLVYDLCITDINMPEMNGLDLTKFLKSFPATQIKPILALTTESSDAIKEQGKEAGLTGWITKPFTADKVISAIKRVLRLR from the coding sequence ATGGCAAAAATTGTAGTTATAGTTGATGATTCTCAAACAGTTCATCTATCGCTGGAAATGGCTATGGAGGATTTGATAAATAGTGGTGAAATTGATAAAAAATCTTATATAAATCCACTTGATTTTGTGCAAGATGTTAAAAATGGTTTGGTGTATGATTTGTGTATAACAGATATTAATATGCCTGAAATGAATGGTTTAGATTTAACAAAATTTCTTAAATCTTTCCCAGCAACACAAATCAAGCCTATTTTAGCACTGACAACAGAAAGCTCTGATGCAATCAAAGAGCAAGGAAAAGAAGCTGGACTTACTGGATGGATTACCAAGCCTTTTACAGCAGATAAGGTTATTAGTGCTATAAAAAGAGTTTTAAGACTTAGATAA